A single genomic interval of Candidatus Thermoplasmatota archaeon harbors:
- a CDS encoding tyrosine-type recombinase/integrase — MSERLVNGTNPKTVLTQLRALSDLALALENRPLDGASREDMAAVLSQRSYVRPYRFGARPTRIGQNTLAERSRVIKNFYRWLGKPEAVEWLKVRRTRRPRAQSTDILTKEEVERLLNAARTSRDRALLAVLIESGFRESEVCALRVGDLSPMEGGFRATLPEADGLKTGRRWVPLYDCIKHVQAWLQEHPARPWSEDEKTRGRWFKAPLFCGWDAEDRLQPRSVYDVVTRTGRRAKLRKHVYPHLLRFGAATHDAKRGMPPAAMNRKFGWSEVSVHALYYARLAAQDVEEWERRQRGLDGTKAPESPLAGPTCRRCELLNRAGALFCERCARPLTAEGEREAEERRILDLQAVVAAEVRRLMATSAASGRIDI; from the coding sequence TTTGGCCCTGGAGAATCGGCCCCTGGATGGCGCCAGCCGGGAGGACATGGCCGCCGTGCTCTCGCAGCGGTCCTACGTCCGCCCGTACAGGTTCGGCGCAAGGCCCACGCGCATCGGGCAGAATACCCTGGCCGAGCGATCCCGCGTCATCAAGAACTTCTATCGCTGGCTTGGCAAGCCCGAAGCGGTCGAATGGCTCAAGGTCAGGCGGACCCGCCGGCCGCGCGCCCAAAGCACGGATATCCTGACGAAGGAGGAGGTAGAACGCCTGCTCAACGCCGCGCGAACCTCGAGAGACCGCGCGCTTCTTGCCGTGCTCATCGAGTCGGGTTTCCGCGAGTCGGAAGTGTGCGCGCTTCGCGTCGGCGATCTCTCGCCAATGGAGGGAGGTTTTCGCGCAACGCTCCCCGAGGCCGACGGGCTCAAGACCGGCCGACGCTGGGTGCCGCTCTACGACTGCATCAAGCACGTGCAAGCGTGGCTCCAAGAGCACCCGGCCCGACCGTGGTCTGAGGACGAGAAAACGCGCGGCCGCTGGTTCAAGGCGCCGCTCTTCTGCGGCTGGGATGCCGAAGACCGCCTCCAACCGCGCAGCGTCTACGACGTCGTGACGCGCACCGGCCGCCGCGCAAAGCTTCGCAAGCACGTTTACCCCCACCTTTTGCGCTTCGGAGCGGCAACCCACGATGCCAAGCGCGGCATGCCGCCGGCCGCGATGAACCGCAAGTTCGGATGGTCGGAGGTTTCCGTTCACGCGCTCTACTACGCGCGCCTGGCCGCGCAAGATGTGGAAGAATGGGAAAGACGCCAAAGGGGCTTGGACGGCACGAAGGCGCCCGAATCGCCGCTGGCCGGGCCCACGTGCCGGCGCTGCGAGCTCCTGAACCGCGCCGGCGCGCTGTTCTGCGAGCGATGCGCGAGGCCGCTTACGGCCGAGGGAGAAAGGGAGGCCGAGGAACGCAGGATCCTGGACTTACAAGCCGTGGTCGCGGCGGAGGTGCGCCGGCTCATGGCGACCAGCGCGGCATCTGGCAGAATCGATATATGA